One Astyanax mexicanus isolate ESR-SI-001 chromosome 3, AstMex3_surface, whole genome shotgun sequence genomic region harbors:
- the elfn1a gene encoding protein ELFN1, with translation MASRKASMACSGGVVMSAFFWSVAMIYLTHIGGVRGDCWLIEGEKGFVWLAICSQNQPPYEAIPQHINSTIVDLRLNENKIKSIHYSALSRFANLTYLNLTKNEISYIEDGAFSAQFNLQVLQLGFNKLRNLTEGILRGLGKLQYLYLQANLIETVTPNAFWECPNLENIDLSMNRIQVLDGSTFTSLTKLTTCELYTNPFNCSCELLGFVKWLSVFPNRTNERMVCDSPAGVSGYSLLSQNPNNPTQRNALHMLSTVCTEDYVTPYIPVPPETTTYPSDATPCGLEDCPSGTEPELMSISPTYPDVHLKPVMKLKQVSHTNAVITIQIPHPYKKMYILVLYNNSFFTDIKNLKEQNEDIELKSLKPHTDYTYCVVSIRHSLRYNHTCLTLSTSSRNGNVRKPSSATATHYIMTILGCLFSMVIVLGVVYYCLRKKRQQDEKHKKAGGMKKNIIELKYGGELEGGTISRISQKQMMAGESMSRMPYLPSGSEMDQYKLQDISDTPKMAKGNYMEVRTGEHPDRRECEMAMPSNSQGSVAEISTIAKEVDKVNQIINNCIDALKSESTSFQGVKSGAVSTAEPQLVLISEQPQSKSGFLSPVYKDSYHHSLQRHHSSDSSPKRPSTATGGPMRSPRPYRSEGAYKSESKYIEKTSPTGETIMTITPAAAILRAEAEKIRQYSEHRHSYPDAQIEELEGPESHKTSMLEPLTRPRPRDLAYSQLSPQYHNLSYSSSPEYYCKPSHSIWERFKLHRKRHKDEEYMAAGHALRKKVQFAKDEDLHDILDYWKGVSAQHKS, from the coding sequence ATGGCTTCCAGGAAGGCATCCATGGCTTGTAGTGGTGGCGTGGTGATGAGTGCCTTCTTCTGGTCTGTGGCCATGATCTATCTGACTCACATAGGTGGGGTAAGGGGGGACTGCTGGCTCATCGAAGGGGAAAAGGGCTTTGTGTGGCTGGCCATTTGCAGCCAAAACCAGCCACCTTACGAGGCCATCCCCCAGCATATCAACAGCACCATAGTGGACCTTCGCttgaatgaaaataaaataaaaagcatccATTACTCTGCCCTGAGCCGCTTTGCCAACCTAACGTACCTGAATCTAACAAAAAACGAGATTAGCTATATAGAAGACGGGGCCTTTTCAGCCCAGTTCAACCTACAGGTACTCCAGTTGGGCTTCAATAAGCTGCGCAACTTAACCGAAGGGATTCTCAGGGGGTTGGGCAAGCTGCAGTACCTCTACCTCCAGGCCAACCTGATTGAGACTGTGACACCCAATGCCTTTTGGGAGTGCCCAAACTTAGAAAACATTGACCTCTCTATGAATCGCATTCAGGTGCTAGACGGGTCCACCTTCACCAGCCTGACTAAGCTGACCACGTGTGAGCTCTACACAAACCCCTTCAACTGCTCCTGCGAGCTGCTGGGCTTTGTCAAGTGGCTCTCGGTCTTCCCGAACAGAACAAACGAACGAATGGTGTGCGATTCTCCCGCAGGCGTATCTGGTTACAGCCTCCTGAGCCAGAATCCCAACAATCCTACTCAGCGCAACGCTCTGCATATGCTGTCCACTGTGTGCACGGAGGACTATGTGACTCCGTATATCCCTGTGCCTCCTGAGACCACAACTTACCCTTCAGACGCCACCCCGTGCGGCCTGGAGGACTGTCCGTCTGGGACCGAGCCAGAGTTGATGAGCATCAGCCCGACCTACCCCGATGTGCATTTGAAACCAGTCATGAAGCTCAAACAAGTGTCCCACACGAACGCCGTCATCACCATCCAGATCCCTCACCCGTACAAGAAAATGTACATTCTGGTTCTGTACAACAACAGCTTCTTCACGGACATAAAGAACTTGAAAGAGCAAAACGAGGACATCGAGCTGAAGAGCCTGAAACCCCACACTGACTACACATACTGTGTGGTTTCCATACGTCATTCCTTGAGGTATAACCATACCTGCCTGACGTTATCCACGAGTTCCAGGAATGGGAACGTCAGGAAGCCCAGCAGCGCCACAGCCACTCACTACATAATGACCATCCTGGGATGCCTTTTCAGCATGGTAATTGTCTTGGGAGTGGTCTATTATTGCTTGCGAAAGAAGAGGCAGCAAGATGAAAAGCACAAGAAGGCAGGGGGTATGAAAAAGAACATCATTGAGCTCAAATATGGCGGAGAATTGGAAGGAGGGACTATATCGAGGATATCTCAAAAGCAGATGATGGCCGGAGAGAGCATGTCTCGCATGCCGTATTTGCCTTCCGGGAGCGAGATGGACCAGTACAAACTTCAGGACATAAGCGACACGCCAAAAATGGCAAAGGGCAACTACATGGAGGTAAGAACTGGAGAGCACCCGGACCGCAGGGAGTGCGAGATGGCCATGCCGAGCAACAGCCAAGGCTCTGTGGCCGAGATCTCCACGATTGCAAAAGAGGTGGATAAAGTCAACCAGATCATTAACAACTGCATAGACGCCCTGAAGTCAGAGTCGACCTCTTTCCAAGGAGTAAAATCTGGAGCCGTTTCAACCGCAGAGCCTCAGTTAGTCTTGATCTCAGAGCAGCCCCAGAGCAAATCTGGCTTCTTGTCCCCAGTCTACAAGGATAGCTACCACCACTCCTTACAGAGACACCATTCCTCAGACTCCTCCCCAAAGCGACCCAGCACCGCGACGGGCGGCCCCATGCGGAGTCCGAGGCCTTACCGCTCCGAGGGGGCGTACAAGTCAGAGTCGAAGTACATAGAGAAGACTTCACCGACGGGCGAGACCATCATGACCATCACTCCAGCAGCTGCCATCCTTAGAGCAGAGGCGGAGAAGATCCGGCAGTACAGCGAGCACCGGCACTCCTACCCAGACGCCCAAATCGAGGAGCTGGAGGGGCCGGAGAGCCACAAAACGTCCATGCTGGAGCCCCTGACGCGGCCTCGGCCCAGAGACTTGGCTTATTCCCAGCTCTCCCCCCAGTACCATAACCTCAGCTACTCCTCCAGCCCCGAGTACTACTGTAAACCATCGCATAGCATCTGGGAGCGCTTCAAGCTCCACCGCAAACGCCACAAAGACGAGGAATACATGGCAGCGGGCCACGCCTTGCGTAAAAAAGTGCAGTTTGCGAAAGACGAGGACCTACATGACATTTTAGATTATTGGAAAGGTGTGTCCGCCCAGCATAAATCCTAA